In Paenibacillus sp. FSL M7-0420, a single genomic region encodes these proteins:
- a CDS encoding cell division protein FtsQ/DivIB, with product MPKTRIPLLKEDKPSKRKNRKIIIILALLFTALLAVIFFRSSISKITAIEMQGDKYTSREQLLAASGLKIGGQFFAVSGDTVGKALEELKTVQEAQVSKRFPGVVTITVKEYPAVAYELDQAGVLEAILSSGAAVSVTDTGIAVEKPILTNWKADDPYKTKLCQALAEIPNELTSDISEIVPSPTLSFPDRIKLYTRSRFEVITAISLLKNKVGYLNQVIQTEEPGLIKMLEADSYVPFHTEAGDNGEDAETQE from the coding sequence ATGCCAAAAACGCGAATACCTCTTTTGAAAGAGGACAAGCCTAGCAAGAGAAAAAACCGTAAAATCATCATTATCCTGGCACTGCTGTTCACTGCGCTGCTTGCTGTAATCTTCTTCCGTTCGTCGATCAGCAAGATTACAGCCATTGAAATGCAGGGGGATAAATATACGTCCCGCGAGCAGCTGCTGGCTGCAAGCGGTCTGAAGATCGGAGGACAGTTCTTCGCAGTCTCCGGAGATACTGTGGGGAAGGCGCTGGAGGAGCTGAAGACGGTTCAGGAGGCGCAAGTAAGCAAGAGGTTCCCCGGTGTGGTTACGATCACTGTGAAGGAGTACCCGGCGGTTGCCTATGAGCTGGACCAGGCAGGCGTGCTGGAGGCTATTCTGTCGAGCGGGGCCGCCGTCTCTGTGACGGATACCGGAATTGCCGTGGAGAAGCCGATACTGACCAACTGGAAGGCTGACGATCCTTATAAGACCAAGCTGTGCCAGGCGCTGGCCGAAATTCCAAATGAGCTGACCAGTGATATATCGGAGATCGTGCCTTCCCCGACGTTATCTTTTCCTGACCGGATCAAGCTCTATACACGTTCACGTTTTGAGGTCATTACGGCCATTTCCCTGCTGAAGAATAAAGTAGGCTATTTGAATCAGGTGATTCAGACGGAGGAGCCGGGACTGATCAAAATGCTGGAGGCGGATTCCTATGTTCCGTTCCATACCGAAGCCGGGGACAACGGGGAAGACGCAGAGACACAAGAGTAA
- the murA gene encoding UDP-N-acetylglucosamine 1-carboxyvinyltransferase: protein MDKLVIEGGNPLSGTIRIHGAKNAALPILAASLLAEGVHSLHNVPKLLDIETMLHILQRLGCRTVHEEETVTVDTSFLLTSHVPEDLMRQMRSSIFLMGPLLAKFGEVTIYQPGGCAIGERKIDLHLQGLKLLGAEIEESGGRICCRAASLRGCDIHLDYPSVGATENIMMAAAMAEGTTTVSGAAREPEIQDLQNFLNAMGAQIIGAGTDTITIQGVRKLHACSYEVIPDRIVAGTVMIAAAATRGNVTLTHTNAGHLTSLIHILRRAGVQITVCNDIINISCMGRPRAVERIVTSPYPSFPTDLQSQVMVLLSLAEGFSVIKETVFEGRFKHVEEMARMGADISIDLNRAFIRGVQRLYGATVEATDLRAGAALVIAGLAAQGTTIVEQAHHIDRGYDGIELLFQKLGARISRKVPVPDPLDLAN from the coding sequence TTGGACAAATTGGTGATTGAGGGTGGAAACCCCCTGTCAGGCACCATACGTATCCATGGAGCAAAAAATGCGGCACTGCCCATTCTGGCAGCCAGCCTGCTGGCCGAAGGAGTTCACTCACTGCATAATGTGCCGAAGCTGCTGGACATCGAAACGATGCTGCATATTCTGCAGCGGCTGGGCTGCAGGACAGTACATGAAGAGGAGACGGTCACCGTCGATACATCCTTTCTCCTGACCTCTCATGTTCCGGAGGACCTGATGCGGCAGATGAGATCCTCCATATTCCTGATGGGCCCGCTTTTGGCCAAGTTCGGGGAAGTGACGATCTATCAGCCGGGGGGCTGTGCCATCGGGGAGCGCAAGATTGACCTCCACCTGCAGGGCCTGAAGCTGCTCGGGGCAGAGATTGAGGAGTCCGGCGGCCGGATCTGCTGCCGGGCTGCCAGCTTGAGAGGCTGTGATATCCATCTGGATTATCCCAGCGTGGGCGCCACGGAGAATATCATGATGGCCGCCGCCATGGCCGAGGGCACAACCACCGTCTCCGGGGCAGCGAGAGAGCCGGAAATCCAGGACCTGCAGAACTTCCTCAATGCGATGGGGGCACAGATTATCGGCGCAGGGACGGATACGATCACCATTCAGGGTGTCCGCAAGCTCCATGCCTGCAGCTATGAGGTGATCCCCGACCGGATTGTTGCCGGAACCGTGATGATTGCCGCCGCCGCCACGCGGGGCAATGTGACGCTGACACACACCAATGCAGGACATTTGACCTCCCTGATCCACATCCTGAGGCGCGCCGGTGTTCAAATTACAGTGTGCAATGATATAATTAATATCAGCTGTATGGGACGTCCCCGTGCGGTTGAGCGAATTGTTACCTCTCCGTATCCGTCCTTTCCTACGGACCTGCAGTCTCAGGTTATGGTTCTATTGTCCCTGGCGGAAGGATTCAGTGTGATTAAGGAAACGGTCTTCGAAGGGCGCTTCAAGCATGTGGAGGAGATGGCCCGGATGGGAGCCGATATCTCCATTGATCTGAACAGGGCCTTCATACGCGGCGTTCAGAGGTTGTACGGGGCAACGGTTGAGGCTACTGACCTGCGGGCAGGAGCAGCCCTTGTAATCGCCGGGCTGGCTGCTCAGGGAACGACTATTGTTGAGCAGGCGCATCATATTGACCGGGGATACGACGGCATTGAGTTACTGTTTCAGAAGCTGGGAGCACGCATTAGCCGCAAGGTGCCTGTGCCTGACCCGCTGGATTTGGCCAATTAA